Proteins encoded together in one Triticum dicoccoides isolate Atlit2015 ecotype Zavitan chromosome 7B, WEW_v2.0, whole genome shotgun sequence window:
- the LOC119336805 gene encoding origin of replication complex subunit 3-like: protein MGTPSREAPLTAANNIQPFFVLHKASAGASASVSSPATSRARRRIEVSQPSSPNPKSAKRPRDDDDEGDMELFEQLRLEAFHCTWSKIQSTINEVLRGINLKLFDQVLRWVQESFSAIRSITRPCPAEIQQPYPLLTDVICRKIPTAFVLTKNAEFVDDVTTFRDLMDHLESNGCHLAKLSATELSSKNGVGGCLRSLLRQLLSDVPDVADVSALASWYCKGDNYDQPIIIIIDDLEQCSGDVLGELVMTLSEWVIKIPIFFVMGIATTLDAPRKLLSSEALQRLDPCKLTLGSPSDRMNALVEAILVKPCAGFCISHEVAVFLRNYFFRHDGTITSFISALKLACSKHFSVEPLSFLCMGMLEEDSENFWRDKFGALPVAVQKQAFGLPSCTRENNSIKPGNNLVEGLSELMKLQKDWSSVLLCLYEAGRHGKVQLLDIFCEAINPDLHTQNDSNNELLMSKLTSGNLSSGKSGAGRRCIAQALDTARYMPMETLFRVLEVWSTHLEGMNEINAKVKELQSTTTSEDCVTITKDKWPRRSANSTAIGTVPLNDKAAMLLDDITRKLLVPVECLPFHEIICFKNVGVLQSALIGNPRRMVQLDLLKSQSRLNCSCCSRNGIAVSASLHDTSVMCNLAQEYGDVINLHDWYLSFDGIINSKGKSKLVGSPSKKKSKATPQQSGAMIQARFCRAVTELQITGLLRMPSKRRPDLVQRIAFGP, encoded by the exons ATGGGCACACCGTCTCGCGAAGCTCCGCTCACAGCCGCCAACAATATCCAG CCGTTCTTTGTCCTTCACAAGGCGTCCGCTGGTGCGTCCGCATCCGTTTCCTCCCCGGCAACCTCCCGGGCCCGGCGGCGAATCGAGGTCTCCCAGCCGTCATCTCCCAACCCCAAATCTGCAAAGAGGCCGCGGGACGACGACGATGAGGGGGACATGGAGCTGTTCGAGCAGCTCCGCCTGGAGGCCTTCCACTGCACCTGGTCCAAGATCCAATCCACCATCAAT GAGGTCCTCAGAGGCATCAACCTCAAGCTGTTCGACCAGGTGCTGCGGTGGGTTCAGGAATCCTTCTCCGCGATCCGCTCTATCACGAGACCCTGCCCTGCCGAAATCCAGCAGCCGTACCCTCTCTTAACTGATGTGATCTGCAGAAAGATACCAACGGCGTTTGTTCTCACTA AGAATGCAGAATTTGTTGACGATGTCACGACATTTCGGGATCTCATGGATCATCTGGAGTCTAATGGATGTCACCTGGCCAAGCTCTCGGCAACGGAATTATCATCAAAGAATGGAGTCGGTGGCTGCTTAAGGAGCTTGTTGAGGCAGCTGCTTTCAGACGTTCCAGAT GTAGCAGATGTATCTGCACTTGCATCTTGGTACTGCAAAGGCGACAATTATGATCAACCTATCATTATCATAATTGATGATTTAGAGCAATGCTCCGGTGATGTCCTGGGAGAGCTTGTGATGACGCTGAG TGAGTGGGTAATTAAGATTCCAATCTTCTTTGTAATGGGGATAGCAACTACCCTTGACGCACCAAGGAAACTGCTCTCATCGGAAGCTCTTCAAAGATTAGATCCCTGTAAACTCACGTTGGGGTCTCCCTCTGATAGAATGAATGCCCTTGTGGAGGCCATCCTTGTTAAACCATGCGCCGGTTTCTGCATCAGCCACGAAGTTGCAGTCTTCCTCAGAAATTACTTTTTCAGACATGATGGGACAATAACATCATTCATTAGTGCTCTCAAG CTTGCATGCAGTAAGCACTTCTCTGTCGAACCTTTGAGTTTCTTGTGCATGGGAATGCTTGAAGAGGATTCTGAG AACTTTTGGCGTGATAAATTTGGTGCACTGCCTGTAGCAGTTCAGAAACAAGCTTTTGGTTTACCCTCATGCACTAG GGAAAATAACTCAATCAAGCCTGGCAACAATTTGGTAGAAGGTTTGTCTGAGCTGATGAAGCTGCAAAAGGATTGGAGTTCTGTTCTCTTG TGCTTGTATGAAGCTGgaagacatggcaaagtgcaactttTAGATATTTTCTGCGAGGCAATCAATCCAGATCTGCACACTCAGAATGATTCAAATAATGAACTGCTTATGTCTAAACTCACAAGTGGGAATCTATCAAGTGGAAAATCAGGTGCTGGTAGAAGATGTATAGCTCAGGCATTGGATACAGCAAG ATACATGCCTATGGAAACATTATTTCGTGTTCTTGAAGTTTGGAGCACCCACTTAGAAGGAATGAATGAG ATTAATGCCAAGGTCAAAGAGCTTCAGTCAACCACAACCAGTGAAGATTGTGTGACAATCACAAAGGATAAGTGGCCTAG GAGATCAGCAAATAGTACTGCAATTGGAACAGTGCCATTAAACGATAAAGCTGCCATGCTATTGGATGATATTACGAG AAAACTTTTGGTGCCTGTGGAGTGTTTACCTTTTCACGAAATCATTTGCTTCAAGAATGTTGGTGTTCTCCAATCT GCACTAATTGGAAACCCAAGAAGAATGGTTCAGCTTGATCTCCTGAAGTCACAGAGCCGTCTTAATTGCTCTTGCTGCAGCAGAAATGGAATTGCTGTGTCAGCATCCTTGCATGACACATCAGTTAT GTGCAACCTAGCCCAAGAATATGGTGACGTAATTAACCTCCATGACTGGTACCTGTCTTTTGATGGAATTATCAATTCAAAAGGGAAAAGCAAATTGGTCGGTTCTCCCTCAAAAAAGAAATCAAAAGCCACGCCTCAACAGAGTGGAGCCATGATCCA AGCACGGTTCTGCAGGGCTGTCACGGAGCTCCAAATTACTGGACTTCTTCGAATGCCGAGCAAGAGAAGGCCAGATCTGGTGCAGAGAATTGCATTCGGTCCTTGA